The Streptomyces sp. NL15-2K genome contains a region encoding:
- a CDS encoding GNAT family N-acetyltransferase has protein sequence MPRLVAPDARFRTSFLDAVREEVAAGEYFGGTLERELRVYGDDWDTPEGFARYVAAVREEELEEGRRPAGFVPGTWYWYVDGDTYLGRIQIRHRLTDQLRDYGGHIGYGVRPTARRRGHATAMLREVLPHARALGLERVLVTCDTTNTASRKVIEAGGGEFEDERGEKLRYWIRTGG, from the coding sequence ATGCCTCGACTCGTCGCACCGGATGCCCGGTTCCGGACCTCCTTCCTGGACGCCGTACGAGAGGAGGTCGCCGCAGGGGAGTACTTCGGCGGCACCCTCGAGCGGGAGCTGCGGGTGTACGGCGACGACTGGGACACGCCGGAGGGATTCGCGCGGTACGTGGCCGCCGTAAGGGAGGAAGAGCTGGAGGAGGGGCGGCGACCCGCGGGGTTCGTGCCCGGCACCTGGTACTGGTACGTGGACGGGGACACGTATCTCGGGCGTATCCAGATCCGGCACCGGTTGACGGACCAGCTGCGCGACTACGGCGGTCACATCGGGTACGGCGTACGGCCGACCGCGCGTCGGCGCGGGCACGCGACCGCGATGCTGCGGGAGGTGCTGCCCCACGCGCGGGCGCTGGGGCTGGAGCGGGTGCTCGTCACCTGTGACACCACCAACACCGCCTCCCGCAAGGTGATCGAGGCCGGCGGGGGAGAATTCGAGGACGAGCGGGGCGAGAAGTTGAGGTACTGGATCCGGACGGGCGGCTGA
- a CDS encoding AbgT family transporter: MTATTPRSPKPSSDPSSKPLTGLLAVLVRIERMGNKLPHPFWLFGVLSVVLALASWALSAAGASALNPATDKTVTVHSLVSGEGLRMMIDDAVTNYATFPPLGTILVVMLGVSVADRSGLLPAMLRAAVARVPAKWLTFTLAFSAMVAHVASDAAYVVLVPLGAMAFKAVGRSPMLGAVVAFVSVSAGYDASPLVTPTDAVLSGLTTAAAQTIDPGYVVTPLSNYFFSIGSSVVLAAVVTVVTEKVIARRVAAMPEEDETTEDGTPEDGTPEDDSPEDGETVDQLTLRDEERRGLRRAGLALLVYAALIVAVMIPSGSPLRGEGGSIVQSPVLTGIAVVLAVAFLIVGAVYGRVVGTVRTARDIPDHMAKGLREMAPILVLFFAISQFLAYFKWTGVGEVMAIRGADLLESAGITGPVAFLGVLAVCTVINLLVTSGSAQWALVGPVFVPMFMLLDISPEVTQAVYRIADSCTNAATPMSAYFVMTLGVIQRDRRSAGIGTLLSLTLPLCLAMLVTWTVLFYAWWALGIPLGPGVPVR; the protein is encoded by the coding sequence GTGACCGCCACTACTCCCCGCTCCCCGAAACCGTCCTCGGATCCGTCCTCGAAGCCGCTCACCGGACTGCTCGCCGTGCTCGTGCGCATCGAGCGCATGGGCAACAAACTGCCCCACCCCTTCTGGCTGTTCGGCGTGCTCAGCGTCGTCCTCGCCCTCGCCAGCTGGGCGCTGTCCGCCGCCGGGGCCTCCGCGCTGAACCCGGCCACCGACAAGACCGTGACCGTCCACAGCCTCGTCTCCGGCGAGGGGCTGCGGATGATGATCGACGACGCGGTCACCAACTACGCCACGTTCCCGCCGCTCGGCACGATCCTCGTCGTCATGCTGGGCGTGTCCGTCGCCGACCGGTCCGGTCTGCTGCCGGCGATGCTGCGTGCCGCCGTCGCGCGCGTTCCGGCGAAGTGGCTGACGTTCACGCTGGCGTTCAGCGCGATGGTCGCGCACGTCGCCTCCGACGCCGCGTACGTGGTGCTGGTCCCGCTCGGCGCGATGGCGTTCAAGGCGGTGGGGCGCAGCCCCATGCTGGGCGCGGTGGTGGCGTTCGTGTCGGTGTCCGCCGGGTACGACGCGAGCCCCCTGGTCACCCCGACGGACGCGGTGCTCTCCGGGCTCACCACCGCCGCCGCCCAGACCATCGACCCGGGCTACGTGGTCACCCCGCTGTCCAACTACTTCTTCTCCATCGGATCCTCGGTGGTCCTGGCCGCCGTCGTCACCGTCGTCACCGAGAAGGTCATCGCCCGGCGGGTGGCGGCGATGCCGGAGGAGGACGAGACCACGGAGGACGGGACCCCGGAAGACGGGACCCCGGAGGACGATTCCCCGGAGGACGGGGAGACCGTCGACCAGCTGACCTTGCGCGACGAGGAGCGGCGCGGGCTGCGCCGCGCGGGCCTCGCGCTCCTCGTCTACGCCGCGCTGATCGTGGCGGTGATGATCCCCTCAGGGTCGCCGCTGCGGGGTGAGGGCGGCAGCATCGTGCAGTCGCCAGTGCTCACCGGTATCGCCGTAGTCCTGGCGGTGGCGTTTCTCATCGTCGGCGCCGTGTACGGGCGGGTCGTCGGCACCGTGCGCACCGCCCGGGACATCCCCGACCACATGGCGAAGGGGCTGCGCGAGATGGCGCCGATCCTGGTGCTGTTCTTCGCCATCTCGCAGTTCCTGGCGTACTTCAAGTGGACCGGCGTCGGCGAGGTCATGGCGATCCGGGGCGCCGATCTGCTCGAGTCGGCCGGCATCACCGGGCCGGTGGCCTTCCTCGGCGTCCTGGCCGTGTGCACGGTGATCAACCTGCTGGTCACCAGCGGCTCCGCCCAATGGGCCCTGGTCGGGCCGGTGTTCGTGCCGATGTTCATGCTCCTCGACATCTCACCGGAGGTGACGCAGGCGGTCTACCGGATCGCCGACTCGTGCACCAACGCGGCGACCCCGATGAGCGCCTACTTCGTCATGACCCTGGGCGTCATCCAGCGCGACCGCCGTTCGGCCGGCATCGGCACGCTGCTGTCCCTGACCCTGCCGCTCTGCCTGGCCATGCTGGTGACCTGGACGGTGCTCTTCTATGCCTGGTGGGCGTTGGGTATCCCGCTCGGGCCAGGGGTGCCCGTCCGCTGA
- a CDS encoding TIGR03960 family B12-binding radical SAM protein: MPAEVAASVFPQLEALLPHVQKPIQYVGGELNSTVKPWESCDVRWALMYPDAYEVGLPNQGVTILYEVLNEQEGVLAERTYSVWPDLEALMREHGVPQFTVDSHRPVKAFDVLGLSFSTELGYTNMLTALDLAGIPLESKDRGLDDPIVLAGGHAAFNPEPIADFIDAAIIGDGEQAVLDMTRIIREWKAEGCPGGREEALFRLAKTGGVYIPAFYDVEYLPDGRIARVVPNKSGVPWRVSKHTVMDLDEWPYPKQPLVPLAETVHERMSVEIFRGCTRGCRFCQAGMITRPVRERSITGIGDMVEKGLKATGFEEVGLLSLSSADHSEIGDIAKGLADRYEEDKIGLSLPSTRVDAFNVDLANELTRNGRRSGLTFAPEGGSERMRKVINKMVSEEDLIRTVATAYGNGWRQVKLYFMCGLPTETDEDVLQIADMAMNVIQKGREVSGSNDIRCTVSIGGFVPKPHTPFQWAPQLSAEETDARLEKLRDKIRGDKKYGRSIGFRYHDGKPGIVEGLLSRGDRRIGSVIRAVYEDGGRFDGWREHFSYDRWMSCADKALAAFGVDIDWYTTRERTYEEVLPWDHLDSGLDKDWLWEDWQDSLDETEVEDCRWTPCFDCGVCPAMDTTIQAGPTGKKLLPLTVKKPETSGHAH; this comes from the coding sequence ATGCCTGCCGAAGTCGCTGCGTCGGTGTTCCCGCAGCTCGAAGCTCTGCTCCCGCACGTGCAGAAGCCGATCCAGTACGTCGGCGGAGAGCTCAACTCCACGGTCAAACCGTGGGAGTCGTGCGACGTCCGCTGGGCGCTCATGTACCCGGACGCCTACGAGGTCGGGCTGCCCAACCAGGGCGTCACGATTCTCTACGAGGTCCTGAACGAGCAGGAGGGCGTCCTCGCCGAGCGCACCTACAGTGTGTGGCCGGACCTGGAGGCGCTGATGCGGGAGCACGGCGTCCCGCAGTTCACGGTGGACAGCCACCGGCCGGTGAAGGCCTTCGACGTGCTGGGCCTGTCGTTCTCGACGGAGCTCGGCTACACGAACATGCTCACGGCGCTCGACCTGGCGGGCATCCCGCTGGAGTCGAAGGACCGTGGCCTGGACGACCCGATCGTCCTGGCCGGCGGCCACGCCGCCTTCAACCCCGAGCCGATCGCCGACTTCATCGACGCGGCGATCATCGGCGACGGCGAGCAGGCCGTGCTCGACATGACGCGGATCATCCGCGAGTGGAAGGCCGAGGGCTGCCCGGGCGGCCGTGAGGAGGCCCTCTTCCGCCTGGCGAAGACGGGCGGGGTGTACATCCCGGCGTTCTACGACGTCGAGTACCTGCCCGACGGCCGCATCGCCCGCGTGGTCCCCAACAAGTCGGGTGTCCCGTGGCGCGTGTCCAAGCACACGGTGATGGACCTGGACGAGTGGCCGTACCCGAAGCAGCCCCTGGTCCCCCTGGCCGAGACCGTCCACGAGCGCATGTCCGTGGAGATCTTCCGCGGCTGCACGCGTGGCTGCCGCTTCTGCCAGGCGGGCATGATCACGCGCCCGGTGCGCGAGCGCTCGATCACGGGCATCGGCGACATGGTGGAGAAGGGGCTGAAGGCGACGGGCTTCGAGGAAGTCGGCCTGCTGTCCCTGTCCTCCGCGGACCACTCGGAGATCGGCGACATCGCGAAGGGCCTGGCGGACAGGTACGAGGAAGACAAGATCGGCCTCTCGCTCCCCTCGACCCGCGTGGACGCCTTCAACGTCGACCTGGCGAACGAGCTGACGCGCAACGGCCGCCGCTCCGGCCTGACCTTCGCCCCCGAGGGCGGCTCGGAGCGCATGCGCAAGGTCATCAACAAGATGGTCTCGGAAGAGGACCTGATCCGCACGGTGGCCACCGCCTACGGCAACGGCTGGCGCCAGGTGAAGCTGTACTTCATGTGCGGCCTGCCGACGGAGACGGACGAGGACGTCCTCCAGATCGCCGACATGGCGATGAACGTCATCCAGAAGGGCCGCGAGGTCTCCGGCTCGAACGACATCCGCTGCACGGTCTCGATCGGCGGCTTCGTGCCGAAGCCCCACACCCCCTTCCAGTGGGCCCCGCAGCTGTCGGCGGAGGAGACGGACGCCCGCCTCGAAAAGCTCCGCGACAAGATCCGCGGCGACAAGAAGTACGGCCGCTCGATCGGCTTCCGCTACCACGACGGCAAGCCGGGCATCGTGGAGGGCCTGCTGTCCCGCGGCGACCGCCGCATCGGATCGGTGATCCGCGCGGTCTACGAGGACGGCGGCCGCTTCGACGGCTGGCGCGAGCACTTCTCGTACGACCGGTGGATGAGCTGCGCGGACAAGGCGCTGGCCGCTTTCGGTGTGGACATCGACTGGTACACGACGCGCGAGCGCACGTACGAGGAGGTCCTGCCGTGGGACCACCTGGACTCGGGGTTGGACAAGGACTGGCTGTGGGAGGACTGGCAGGACTCCCTCGACGAGACGGAGGTCGAGGACTGCCGGTGGACGCCTTGCTTTGATTGTGGGGTTTGTCCTGCCATGGACACCACCATTCAGGCCGGGCCTACGGGGAAGAAGCTGCTGCCTCTTACGGTCAAGAAGCCTGAGACCAGCGGACACGCTCACTGA
- a CDS encoding TIGR03936 family radical SAM-associated protein: MQRIRLRYTKRGRLRFTSHRDFQRAFERALRRADVPMAYSAGFTPHPKVSYANAAPTGTGSEAEYLEIALTEPRDPDKLRVLLDESLPAGLDVIDAVAARTSGLADRLTASVWELRLDGVDPAEAERAVAAFKAAESVEVQRKTKNGVRTFDARPAVSQLETHGSTADRPTDQPCAILRLVVRHVTPAVRPDDVLSGLRAVADLAPPVPAAVTRLAQGLFDEETGTVTDPLAPDREAAVALSTAAHAAAATALVPEGSA; this comes from the coding sequence GTGCAGCGCATCCGACTGCGCTACACCAAGCGCGGCCGCCTCCGGTTCACCAGCCACCGTGACTTCCAGCGCGCCTTCGAGCGTGCGCTGCGCCGTGCCGACGTGCCGATGGCGTACTCGGCGGGGTTCACGCCGCATCCGAAGGTGTCGTACGCCAATGCCGCACCCACCGGCACGGGCAGTGAGGCGGAGTACCTGGAGATCGCACTCACCGAGCCGCGCGACCCGGACAAGCTCAGGGTGCTGCTCGACGAGTCGCTGCCCGCCGGGCTCGACGTCATCGACGCGGTCGCGGCCCGGACCTCGGGTCTCGCCGACCGGCTGACGGCTTCCGTGTGGGAGCTCAGGCTCGACGGCGTGGACCCGGCGGAGGCCGAGCGCGCGGTCGCGGCGTTCAAGGCCGCCGAGTCCGTGGAGGTCCAGCGCAAGACCAAGAACGGCGTCCGGACCTTCGACGCCCGCCCGGCGGTCTCGCAGCTTGAAACGCATGGTTCGACGGCTGATAGGCCGACCGACCAGCCCTGTGCGATACTGCGGCTGGTGGTTCGGCACGTGACGCCTGCCGTACGACCCGACGACGTCCTGTCCGGTCTCCGCGCCGTGGCCGACCTGGCGCCGCCGGTCCCCGCAGCGGTGACCAGGCTGGCGCAGGGGCTTTTCGATGAAGAGACCGGCACGGTGACCGACCCGCTCGCGCCCGACCGCGAGGCAGCGGTGGCCCTCTCGACGGCCGCTCACGCTGCCGCCGCGACGGCGTTGGTGCCGGAAGGTTCCGCGTAG
- a CDS encoding M20 family metallopeptidase — translation MTTRDTAIARATAYYDSGAFLTDLRRRVAYPTVSQPPTDTAALRTYLVDELAPAVTRLGATARIIDNPTPEAGPLLLAHRHEADHLPTVLVYGHADVVPGQDDRWRTGLSPWHLVVEDDRLYGRGTADNKGQHTVNIAALEQVLTTRGSTLGFNLKFLMETGEESGSPGLHEFCRRFKDDLTADLLIASDGPRLAADRPTLFLGSRGAANLRLRVPLRDGAHHSGNWGGALRNPATVLAAALATMVDARGRILVEGLRPPAIPEPVRAALADLTVGGGEADPTVDTDWGEPHLTPAERVFAWNTLEILTLSAGDPAKPVGAIPGTAHADIQLRFVVGTDWQRLEQTIRAHLDAHALPMVEVDLLQAVPATRLDPDSPWVHWATTSLHRTTGKPPAILPNLGGTLPNDAFADILALPTIWIPHSHPSCRQHAPDEHLLGSVAREGLGIMAGLFWDLGEPLPEACRT, via the coding sequence ATGACGACACGGGACACAGCCATCGCCCGGGCGACCGCCTACTACGACTCCGGAGCCTTCCTGACCGACCTGCGCCGCCGGGTCGCCTACCCGACGGTGAGCCAACCGCCCACCGACACGGCGGCACTGCGCACGTACCTGGTGGACGAACTCGCCCCGGCCGTGACCCGCCTGGGAGCAACCGCCCGCATCATCGACAACCCCACCCCCGAGGCGGGCCCCCTCCTCCTCGCCCACCGCCACGAGGCCGACCACCTCCCCACCGTCCTCGTCTACGGCCACGCGGACGTCGTCCCCGGCCAGGACGACCGCTGGCGCACGGGCCTCTCCCCCTGGCACCTGGTCGTCGAGGACGACCGCCTCTACGGCCGCGGCACGGCGGACAACAAGGGCCAGCACACGGTCAACATCGCCGCCCTGGAACAGGTCCTGACCACCCGAGGCAGCACCCTCGGCTTCAACCTCAAGTTCCTCATGGAGACCGGCGAGGAGTCGGGCTCTCCCGGCCTGCACGAGTTCTGCCGCCGCTTCAAGGACGACCTCACCGCCGACCTCCTCATCGCCTCCGACGGCCCCCGCCTCGCGGCAGACCGCCCGACCCTGTTCCTCGGCTCACGCGGCGCCGCCAACCTCCGCCTCCGCGTCCCCCTGCGCGACGGCGCCCACCACTCGGGCAACTGGGGCGGCGCACTGCGCAACCCGGCGACCGTACTGGCGGCCGCCCTGGCCACCATGGTCGACGCCAGGGGCCGCATCCTGGTGGAGGGCCTACGGCCGCCGGCGATCCCGGAACCGGTCAGGGCGGCCCTGGCAGATCTCACCGTCGGCGGCGGCGAGGCCGACCCCACGGTCGACACGGACTGGGGCGAACCGCACCTCACCCCCGCCGAACGGGTCTTCGCCTGGAACACCCTGGAGATCCTCACCCTCTCCGCAGGAGACCCGGCCAAACCGGTCGGCGCGATACCGGGCACGGCCCACGCCGACATCCAGCTCCGCTTCGTAGTCGGCACGGACTGGCAGCGCCTGGAACAGACAATCCGAGCCCACCTCGACGCCCACGCCCTCCCCATGGTCGAGGTCGACCTCCTCCAGGCCGTCCCCGCGACCCGCCTCGACCCCGACTCCCCCTGGGTCCACTGGGCCACGACCTCCCTGCACCGCACCACCGGCAAACCCCCGGCCATCCTCCCCAACCTCGGCGGCACCCTCCCCAACGACGCCTTCGCCGACATCCTCGCCCTCCCCACGATCTGGATCCCCCACTCCCACCCGTCCTGCCGCCAACACGCCCCCGACGAGCACCTGTTGGGCTCGGTGGCCCGAGAGGGGCTGGGCATCATGGCGGGGCTGTTCTGGGACCTGGGCGAGCCACTCCCCGAGGCCTGCCGGACCTGA
- a CDS encoding M20 family metallopeptidase, which produces MSLHRIASLARTALPEMTDDLRMLVEHETPSDDKELLNAGLAAVEARAYERLGPPDEARRHDGGPHGDMLELLYRGTSPATVLVLCHYDTVWPAGTLAQWPFHVAEDGRASGPGVFDMKCGLMQAVWALRLLRELDLPRPAVRLFLNGDEEIGSPVSQAHVERLSEDAAATLVCEAAAGPEGALKTSRKGGGIFELTVDGVEAHAGLEPERGASAVHALAELVTQIVELRSPELGTTVNVGVISGGTGRNVVAGQARCGIDVRIAVPAETARIDTALAALRPSDPRVTATVTGGWARPPMVPNPGSGLLFKQAQSIAADLGFTARETAVGGASDGNFVAALGRPVLDGLGGVGDGAHARHEHVLLDHVPSRTALIAGLLTACAT; this is translated from the coding sequence GTGTCACTGCACCGCATCGCGTCCCTGGCCCGCACCGCCCTGCCCGAGATGACCGACGACCTGCGGATGCTGGTCGAACACGAAACGCCCAGCGACGACAAGGAGTTGCTGAACGCCGGTCTCGCGGCCGTCGAAGCCCGGGCATACGAACGGCTCGGCCCGCCCGACGAGGCGCGCCGCCACGACGGCGGCCCGCACGGCGACATGCTGGAACTGCTGTACCGGGGCACCTCGCCCGCGACCGTGCTGGTGCTGTGCCACTACGACACGGTGTGGCCGGCCGGCACCCTCGCGCAGTGGCCGTTCCACGTCGCCGAGGACGGCCGGGCGAGCGGGCCGGGCGTGTTCGACATGAAGTGCGGCCTGATGCAGGCCGTGTGGGCGCTGCGCCTGCTGCGCGAGCTCGATCTGCCGCGCCCCGCGGTACGGCTGTTCCTCAACGGCGACGAGGAGATCGGCAGCCCGGTGTCCCAGGCGCACGTCGAGCGGCTGAGCGAGGACGCGGCGGCCACGCTGGTGTGCGAGGCGGCGGCCGGGCCCGAGGGGGCGCTGAAGACGTCCCGCAAGGGTGGCGGCATCTTCGAGCTGACGGTGGACGGGGTGGAGGCGCATGCCGGTCTCGAACCGGAGCGGGGCGCGAGCGCCGTGCACGCCCTCGCCGAACTCGTCACCCAGATCGTCGAGTTGAGGTCGCCGGAGCTGGGCACCACGGTCAACGTCGGAGTGATCAGCGGCGGTACGGGACGCAACGTCGTGGCCGGACAGGCCCGTTGCGGCATCGACGTACGGATCGCCGTGCCCGCCGAGACGGCCCGCATCGACACCGCCCTCGCCGCACTGCGGCCCTCCGACCCCCGGGTGACGGCGACGGTCACCGGAGGCTGGGCCCGCCCCCCGATGGTGCCCAACCCCGGCTCCGGGCTCCTGTTCAAACAGGCGCAGTCGATCGCCGCCGACCTCGGCTTCACGGCCCGGGAGACCGCCGTCGGCGGAGCGAGCGACGGCAACTTCGTCGCCGCCCTCGGCCGGCCCGTCCTCGACGGCCTGGGCGGGGTGGGGGACGGGGCGCATGCCCGGCACGAGCACGTGCTCCTCGACCATGTGCCTTCGCGTACGGCGCTGATCGCGGGGCTGCTGACGGCATGCGCCACCTAG
- a CDS encoding zinc ribbon domain-containing protein, which produces MRRKVRLGEGETERVACASASAFRGLDAVTGEVLGADALAGRVGWLTALVESMCAEVTGARWNRPDLAQLASGKDRSGVRLPSNAWMALRMLGWAATAPEGVYVPDRVRRVAEEQAGRALRSAWWRTQITDAVLATWPTGPDADPMRRTGAEWEALRAACPDGQGVAASILRTRTRQIAAFLTAHGRLPAGLCELEAAPGGGRQVVLAAADKQLATLARCEDDPARYAVLTVRLPVRPDPRTRADWHPVVIRFRLPPTIPVTAALHAPTLRLRGGRLRLDLAHTTAVPTTRRDGHARAVAFDYGLNTLLTGGTLTLTGGTQPAVHTDARPVFFRADGVLAKADRLRIQAEQLGAKAAHLQSLTDGHTASGLRPDPLTAGKLAVLRTEHTRVSKRRTRLNEQLAKAAAHFMVGHARAARASVIYLEDLRDMEARGKGRTLNTRLSSSVRGQIVAHTRHQAARYGIAVVIVPARGTSRYCPTCLTVFRHRAAPDRTTPGWKWASCPNTACGYSTDRDVAAWQRIGARGLQHQHTTVLDRASGTYVIRRTAPELDQPVRHTPHPRPTTESGPQHTAADRTKAGPTRNRPVPRQRRRAPAPPTTPAARTAVAGPGGKRPAGRTPQSPTRRTQRRRRRQAPHTMSTPTRHQPYGARLGAGFHLHTHATPVTRRIQPGAQPRSLFHRSRADNPAPHRKT; this is translated from the coding sequence GTGCGGCGGAAGGTCCGGCTGGGTGAGGGGGAGACGGAGCGGGTGGCGTGCGCGTCGGCGTCCGCGTTCCGCGGCCTGGATGCCGTCACCGGTGAGGTCCTGGGCGCCGATGCGCTGGCCGGGAGGGTGGGCTGGCTGACGGCCCTGGTCGAGAGCATGTGTGCCGAAGTGACCGGCGCCCGCTGGAACCGCCCGGATCTGGCCCAACTCGCCTCCGGCAAAGACCGGTCGGGGGTGCGGTTGCCGTCGAACGCGTGGATGGCGTTGCGCATGCTGGGCTGGGCGGCGACTGCCCCGGAGGGGGTGTACGTTCCTGACCGGGTGCGGCGGGTCGCCGAGGAGCAGGCCGGGCGGGCGCTGCGTTCGGCCTGGTGGCGTACTCAGATCACCGATGCGGTACTGGCGACCTGGCCCACCGGCCCCGACGCTGATCCGATGCGGCGTACCGGGGCCGAGTGGGAGGCGCTGCGGGCGGCCTGCCCGGACGGGCAGGGTGTGGCGGCCTCGATCCTGCGCACCCGCACCCGGCAGATCGCTGCTTTCCTCACCGCCCATGGCCGTCTGCCCGCCGGTCTGTGCGAGCTGGAGGCGGCGCCGGGCGGCGGCCGTCAGGTGGTGCTCGCCGCCGCCGACAAGCAACTGGCCACGCTGGCCCGCTGCGAGGACGACCCGGCCCGCTACGCGGTCCTGACCGTGCGCCTGCCGGTGCGGCCCGACCCCCGCACCCGCGCCGACTGGCACCCCGTGGTGATCCGGTTCCGCCTTCCGCCCACCATCCCCGTCACGGCCGCCCTGCACGCCCCGACCCTGCGCCTGCGCGGCGGACGCCTGCGCCTGGACCTCGCCCACACCACCGCCGTGCCCACGACCCGGCGGGACGGGCATGCGCGGGCGGTGGCCTTCGACTACGGGCTGAACACCCTGCTCACCGGCGGGACACTGACCCTGACCGGCGGCACCCAGCCGGCCGTGCACACCGACGCCCGCCCCGTCTTCTTCCGTGCGGACGGGGTACTGGCCAAGGCCGACCGGCTGCGCATCCAGGCCGAACAGCTGGGGGCCAAGGCCGCCCACCTGCAGTCCCTGACCGACGGTCACACCGCATCCGGGCTGCGCCCCGATCCGCTCACGGCGGGGAAACTGGCGGTGCTGCGCACCGAGCACACCCGGGTGAGCAAGCGTCGTACGCGGCTGAACGAGCAGCTCGCCAAGGCCGCCGCCCACTTCATGGTCGGCCACGCCCGCGCCGCAAGAGCGTCGGTGATCTACCTGGAGGACCTGCGGGACATGGAGGCCCGGGGCAAGGGCCGCACCCTCAACACCCGCCTCTCCAGCAGTGTGCGCGGACAGATCGTCGCCCACACCCGCCACCAGGCCGCCCGCTACGGGATCGCGGTGGTCATCGTCCCCGCCCGCGGCACCTCCAGGTACTGCCCCACCTGCCTGACCGTCTTCCGGCACCGCGCCGCCCCCGACCGCACCACACCGGGCTGGAAATGGGCGAGCTGCCCCAACACCGCCTGCGGCTACAGCACCGACCGGGACGTCGCCGCCTGGCAGCGGATCGGCGCCCGCGGCCTGCAACACCAGCACACAACCGTCCTGGACCGCGCGAGTGGCACCTACGTGATCCGCCGCACGGCCCCGGAGCTGGACCAACCGGTCCGGCACACCCCCCACCCCAGGCCCACCACCGAGTCCGGTCCGCAGCACACTGCCGCTGACCGGACGAAGGCGGGACCGACGAGAAACCGCCCTGTGCCCAGGCAGCGACGCAGGGCCCCCGCCCCACCCACAACACCCGCAGCGCGGACCGCTGTTGCGGGCCCGGGTGGAAAGCGTCCGGCGGGGCGGACGCCCCAGTCACCCACCCGCCGCACCCAGCGGCGGCGCAGGCGGCAGGCACCGCACACGATGAGCACCCCCACCCGGCACCAGCCGTACGGGGCCAGACTCGGCGCAGGCTTCCACCTGCACACCCACGCCACCCCCGTCACACGACGGATACAGCCAGGGGCACAGCCGAGATCACTTTTCCACCGGAGCCGGGCCGACAACCCAGCCCCACACAGGAAAACCTAA
- a CDS encoding Lrp/AsnC family transcriptional regulator: MDDTKALDDDELDLVAALQHAPRAPLSLLAEVLGVSASTAGRRLARLESDRLLRVIGQLDWSVSGEGHPWHVWVTAEPGRATEVARRLADLPETSHVAVTAGQADVYCSVQPSRRDHTTELLARTIPATPGVRSARSELVLSATTKSDSWRLPRLDADQVARLTRHAAQDEAVKEPPPRHAALTDDEERALRLLAADGRMTAAQIARELGIAQSTAYRTTQSLLQRGLVRPRVEIEPGLLGYALEVAITLTVSPSAMAEVARSLARHPSARYVTTTAGTSCVVHHGVFRDEDGLAEFLTRDLAELPGVTSFDVLVVLDALRRHWLDREDGRLATPAETDTANGDA; this comes from the coding sequence ATGGACGACACGAAGGCACTGGACGACGACGAACTCGACCTCGTCGCCGCGCTCCAGCACGCCCCGCGGGCACCGTTGAGCCTGCTGGCGGAGGTGCTGGGCGTCTCGGCGAGCACCGCGGGACGCCGGCTGGCCCGGCTGGAGTCCGACCGGCTGCTGCGGGTGATCGGCCAGCTCGACTGGTCGGTGTCCGGCGAGGGCCACCCCTGGCACGTCTGGGTGACCGCGGAACCCGGCCGGGCCACGGAGGTGGCCCGACGCCTCGCCGACCTGCCCGAGACCAGCCACGTCGCCGTCACCGCGGGACAGGCGGACGTCTACTGCTCGGTCCAGCCGTCCCGCCGCGACCACACCACCGAACTGCTGGCCCGCACCATCCCCGCCACCCCCGGCGTACGCTCCGCCCGCTCCGAACTGGTCCTCTCAGCCACCACCAAGTCCGACTCCTGGCGTCTGCCTCGCCTGGACGCGGACCAGGTAGCACGGCTCACCCGCCACGCGGCCCAGGACGAGGCCGTGAAAGAGCCGCCGCCCCGTCACGCCGCACTCACCGACGACGAAGAGCGCGCCCTGCGCCTGCTCGCCGCCGACGGCCGAATGACCGCCGCCCAGATCGCCAGGGAACTCGGCATCGCCCAGTCCACCGCCTACCGCACCACCCAGTCACTCCTCCAACGCGGCCTGGTCCGGCCCCGGGTGGAGATCGAGCCCGGCCTGCTCGGCTACGCCCTGGAGGTCGCGATCACCCTCACCGTCTCCCCGAGCGCGATGGCCGAGGTGGCCCGCTCCCTCGCCCGCCACCCCTCCGCGCGCTACGTGACGACAACCGCCGGCACGTCCTGCGTCGTCCACCACGGCGTCTTCCGCGACGAGGACGGCCTCGCCGAGTTCCTCACCCGGGACCTGGCCGAGCTGCCCGGGGTGACGTCCTTCGACGTCCTGGTCGTACTGGACGCACTACGACGGCACTGGCTGGACCGCGAGGACGGCCGCCTGGCCACGCCCGCCGAGACCGACACCGCGAACGGAGACGCATGA